One segment of candidate division WOR-3 bacterium DNA contains the following:
- the truB gene encoding tRNA pseudouridine(55) synthase TruB, translating into MRGVLNANKPSGISSYDVIRHIKSILRSPVPIGHAGTLDPLASGVLLILLGEATKVSRFLLNLPKEYVAGVLFGKQTDTDDITGATLSERPVSDLTADSVRTGLERFTGEIEQVPPAFSALKQDGEPLYRLARKGQVVCPKPRKIVISKLELLDWQPPTATIRCVVSAGTYVRALARDLGKSLGTVATLASLVRTRVGPFSIEDATTPDSLDATSLIERLAPIDVALSWMPRLAVSPIQARQLHQGKVVSELGGPTPSGVDGFALAETEDLRFLAVVALLGGRMRTERIVYAD; encoded by the coding sequence ATGCGCGGGGTGCTGAACGCCAACAAGCCGTCGGGCATATCGTCGTACGATGTCATCCGACACATCAAGTCCATCCTTCGGTCGCCAGTTCCCATTGGACACGCCGGGACGCTGGATCCACTTGCATCGGGTGTGCTCCTCATACTCCTGGGTGAGGCAACCAAGGTCAGCCGTTTCTTACTCAACCTGCCTAAGGAGTATGTGGCCGGCGTGTTGTTCGGGAAACAGACCGACACCGACGACATCACCGGGGCAACGTTGAGTGAGCGGCCCGTGAGCGACCTCACGGCGGATTCGGTACGAACCGGTCTAGAGCGATTCACCGGCGAGATCGAACAGGTGCCGCCCGCATTCTCCGCCCTGAAGCAGGACGGCGAGCCGCTGTACCGACTCGCCCGCAAAGGCCAGGTAGTCTGCCCGAAGCCACGCAAGATCGTGATCTCCAAGCTGGAACTGCTCGACTGGCAGCCTCCGACCGCGACAATCAGGTGCGTGGTGTCGGCAGGGACGTACGTCCGGGCCCTGGCTCGCGATCTGGGCAAGTCGCTGGGCACAGTCGCGACGCTGGCGTCTCTGGTCCGCACTAGAGTGGGGCCGTTCAGCATCGAGGACGCGACCACGCCGGACTCGCTCGACGCGACCTCGCTGATCGAAAGGCTCGCCCCGATCGACGTCGCGCTGTCCTGGATGCCGCGCCTGGCAGTCTCCCCCATTCAGGCGCGGCAACTGCATCAGGGCAAGGTAGTAAGCGAGCTTGGCGGCCCGACTCCGTCCGGGGTTGACGGCTTTGCGTTGGCCGAGACCGAGGATCTCAGATTCCTCGCGGTCGTCGCTCTATTAGGTGGGAGGATGCGAACTGAACGAATAGTCTATGCCGACTGA